The following coding sequences lie in one Benincasa hispida cultivar B227 chromosome 6, ASM972705v1, whole genome shotgun sequence genomic window:
- the LOC120080477 gene encoding probable nucleolar protein 5-2, with translation MLVLFETSAGFALFKVLDEGKLSKVEDLWKDFSNAESARQVVKLKAFSKFENMSEALEATTLLIDSKPSKGLRKFLRANCDGETLGVADSKLGNIIKEKLQIDCVHNNSVMELIRGLRHQLNELIAGLAVQDLAPMSLGLSHSLSRYKLKFSADKVDTMIIQAIGLLDDLDKELNTYAMRVREWYGWHFPELAKIIQDNIQYAKTVKLMGNRDNAAKLDFSEILPEEVESELKEASMISMGTEVSELDLINIRELCDQVLSLSEYRAQLYDYLKSRMNTIAPNLTALVGELVGARLIAHGGSLLNLAKQPGSTVQILGAEKALFRALKTKHATPKYGLIYHASLIGQAAPKLKGKISRSLAAKTALAIRCDALGDGQDNSMGLENRAKLEARLRSLEGRELGRVAGSTKGKPKIEAYDKDRKKSIGGLITAAKTYNPAADSLLGKLEKANEEEAEAPVTGEEKKEKKKEKKKKKRVEEEETVMEEDSKPEVEIVGKDEKKKKKKKRTEEAEEIQDGGDEKEQKKKKKRKHAEEVEEEAEQPSKKKEKKKKKKSED, from the exons ATGCTTGTGCTGTTCGAGACCTCGGCGGGCTTTGCCCTGTTTAAAGTTTTGGATGAAGGGAAGCTTTCCAAAGTTGAG GATTTGTGGAAGGATTTTTCCAATGCAGAATCTGCTAGACAG GTGGTGAAGCTGAAGGCTTTTTCAAAGTTTGAGAACATGTCAGAAGCCTTGGAAGCAACCACATTATTGATTGACAGCAAACCGAGCAAAGGTTTGCGGAAGTTTTTGCGAGCCAACTGTGATGGGGAAACCTTGGGTGTTGCTGATTCTAAACTTGGaaatataatcaaagagaaGCTG CAAATAGATTGTGTGCACAACAATTCTGTTATGGAGTTGATAAGAGGTTTAAGACATCAATTGAACGAACTCATAGCTGGCCTAGCTGTTCAAGATTTGGCACCAATGAGCTTGGGATTGTCTCATAGTTTGTCTAGGTATAAACTGAAGTTCAGTGCCGACAAG GTGGATACAATGATCATACAAGCTATTGGATTGCTTGATGATCTTGACAAGGAGTTGAATACTTATGCAATGCGGGTTAGGGAGTGGTATGGTTGGCATTTTCCAGAGCTTGCTAAAATTATTCAGGATAACATACAATATGCCAAGACAGTGAAATTAATGGGCAACCGTGACAATGCGGCCAAGCTCGATTTCTCTGAG ATACTGCCAGAGGAGGTTGAGAGTGAGCTGAAGGAGGCATCTATGATATCAATGGGAACTGAAGTTAGTGAACTTGACTTGATAAATATTAGAGAACTCTGTGACCAGGTCCTTTCTCTTTCTGAATACAGAGCCCAACTGTACGACTATCTAAAAAGTAGAATGAACACCATTGCTCCTAATTTGACTGCACTTGTTGGAGAGCTCGTTGGTGCCCGCCTAATTGCTCATGGTGGCAGTTTACTTAACCTTGCCAAGCAGCCTGGAAGCACAGTGCAAATTCTTGGAGCTGAGAAGGCTCTGTTCAGAGCTCTGAAAACAAAGCATGCAACTCCCAAATATGGTCTTATCTACCATGCATCCCTAATTGGTCAGGCAGCTCCAAAGCTCAAAGGAAAAATTTCTCGGTCTCTTGCTGCTAAAACTGCATTGGCAATTAGGTGTGATGCTTTGGGTGATGGCCAAGATAACTCCATGGGACTTGAAAACCGTGCCAAG CTGGAAGCAAGGTTAAGGAGTCTTGAGGGTAGAGAGTTGGGACGTGTTGCTGGGTCAACTAAAGGCAAACCCAAAATCGAGGCCTATGACAAGGACCGAAAGAAGAGCATTGGGGGCTTGATAACTGCTGCCAAG ACATATAATCCTGCAGCCGATTCACTCCTTGGAAAACTTGAGAAGGCTAACGAGGAGGAAGCAGAGGCTCCAGTAACTGgtgaagagaagaaagaaaagaagaaagaaaagaagaaaaagaagagggtAGAAGAAGAGGAAACGGTTATGGAGGAAGATTCAAAACCAGAAGTTGAAATTGTTGGAAAAgacgagaagaagaagaaaaagaagaaacgaACAGAAGAGGCTGAAGAAATACAAGATGGTGGTGATGAAAAGgaacagaagaagaaaaagaagagaaagcatGCAGAAGAGGTAGAAGAGGAAGCCGAACAACCAagc